AATTGTTCAATAGGTTTATATTGAGGAATGAGTTTATAGAAACAACTCTTGCACTCAAATCAAAACTTGAATTTAATCTTCCCAACCTCTCCCCTGTTATTTGACCTACTTCTATTATTGGAACTAATCCATTTTCTTCCAATCTCCTGAAAGTCTTCAATTTATCTATAGATAATTTCAATTCGTCTATCTGTTTTTCAAGTTCCATAAGCCTCTTGCTGTAATCGGATTTCACATCAAAGTTTTCTGATCTGATTTTTTGTTCTCTGAATTTCTCATCAACATTCTCCAATCTTTTCTTCAATGTCTCATTGTATTTCTGTAATATTTTTATATCATTTTCCTGTCTCTTGATAATCTCTCTCAATTTTTTTATTTCATTTATGTCAGGAGCCACTATCTCGGTTTTCTTTTTCTCAACAATCTTCTCTTTTTGTCCCCTGATTTCTTCCAATACTTTATTAACAGCCTCATTGATATTTTCAGATTCCTCATCAACCAAACTCTTTAGTATCTTGTCATAGTATTCACTCAATCCCAAATATGAAACAATCTTGTCAGTTTTTCTGAAAAGTTTGAAATAGTATTTGTAGGCTTTTAGGGCAGAGGCCAATGCATCCCTTTGATGGTCGTTCTTGACTATGTCCAGATGCTCCTTGATAAGGTTGTATTTTTCAAGGTTGGAGATGTCCTCAGCAGGTTCAAATGTCCTGCAACCCAAGGAACTGGCCAACTTCTCCACATTATCTGGCAATGGTGTCCTATCCCCGGCAACTATTATTGGTTTTCCTAGACCAACAATTGTTTGAAGAATTTCTTTTTTCTTGAATTCCTTCTTGCTCTTAAGATAGAGTATGTTCCCACCTGTATCCAATATTGCCAAGGCGGCAGTAGTTCCAGGATCATATCCAACTATTATTGGTCTCCCCATTCAATCCACGTATTCTTGGTTTATTATTCCGTGGAGTTTCTTTGCGAGCTCTTTTCCAATGCCATCTATTTCCCTCAATTCCTGCTCTGTTGCGTTTGCAAATGATTTTATTGTCTTGAATCTCTTCAATATTCTAGCCGAAATTTTTGTTGAAACTCCAGGGAACCCTGAAATAATATGCTCTTGTAATTTTTTTATGTCTTTTGGCTTCTTCTTTCCCTTGATTCCTATGGGTCTCTGTGACTGTGTTTGCTCTCTCCTGGCCAACCAATATATTATCTTGGCTGTGTCCTCCGTTCCCCTAGACATTATAATCGGGACCTCATAATCTAGGATTATTGACGCCAAGGCCGATTTTATAGCATTGTCATTCATGCTTTCCCTGAAATTGTTTCCTTCCACAATTATT
This portion of the Candidatus Aenigmatarchaeota archaeon genome encodes:
- a CDS encoding DUF460 domain-containing protein; amino-acid sequence: MGRPIIVGYDPGTTAALAILDTGGNILYLKSKKEFKKKEILQTIVGLGKPIIVAGDRTPLPDNVEKLASSLGCRTFEPAEDISNLEKYNLIKEHLDIVKNDHQRDALASALKAYKYYFKLFRKTDKIVSYLGLSEYYDKILKSLVDEESENINEAVNKVLEEIRGQKEKIVEKKKTEIVAPDINEIKKLREIIKRQENDIKILQKYNETLKKRLENVDEKFREQKIRSENFDVKSDYSKRLMELEKQIDELKLSIDKLKTFRRLEENGLVPIIEVGQITGERLGRLNSSFDLSARVVSINSFLNINLLNNYNIKAAIVPSTPDRLIIESINFPIIPREEVKIEVVEGVSSVRKVEFEEKLKKAKKRGLIEWVNQHKKRKF
- a CDS encoding ERCC4 domain-containing protein; its protein translation is MQQILKPKDKVVILVDFREGESEIEDLMRSMGGNVKTVNLEVGDYICSDRVCVERKTANDFINSIIDGRLFSQLEELKDNFEKPIIIVEGNNFRESMNDNAIKSALASIILDYEVPIIMSRGTEDTAKIIYWLARREQTQSQRPIGIKGKKKPKDIKKLQEHIISGFPGVSTKISARILKRFKTIKSFANATEQELREIDGIGKELAKKLHGIINQEYVD